A window of the Zeugodacus cucurbitae isolate PBARC_wt_2022May chromosome 4, idZeuCucr1.2, whole genome shotgun sequence genome harbors these coding sequences:
- the LOC128921571 gene encoding uncharacterized protein LOC128921571, with the protein MKIEFVTYFKGLTDVKRKRTSKFLKQFFNELFVLQRKISALTGCHAIMETHIKFLLLLKIILIVRILIESAQRFNITSNYAFPVFELAYIANYVILRKLLILHKVLKKWIKQQVDQYTAKSQCTAECKLRNDPICKAISLWSQSGQILTNYLKYFNWYKKLVLMENIFCVYLASQFVVCVFYKRYDYNVGLLSDSLNHIINMLLIGMVNDSLKHEEDALNDILTVLVIKLSHQTRLCKHCKELLRAIDYHFCCRNLLPKRIYIFGNYWTREFVVDVIQNLIVLGFSITQFGSDGLYLCKFGPETSRT; encoded by the exons TCAAAAGGAAGCGGACCAGCAagtttttgaaacaattttttaacgaaCTTTTCGTGTTACAACGAAAGATCTCAGCGCTGACTGGATGTCATGCAATCATGGAGACTCACATAAAGTTCCTGTTgttacttaaaataatattgattgTTAGGATTTTAATTGAATCTGCGCaaagatttaatattacaaGTAATTATGCCTTTCCGGTTTTCGAACTCGCCTACATTGCAAACTATGTGATCCTTAGAAAACTGTTAATACTCCACAAAGTATTGAAGAAATGGATTAAGCAACAAGTAGATCAATACACAGCGAAATCTCAATGCACAGCAGAATGCAAGCTCAGGAATGATCCGATTTGTAAGGCAATCTCTTTGTGGAGTCAATCGGGTCAAATTTTAACGAACTAtctgaaatatttcaattgGTATAAAAAGCTAGTACTTATGGAGAATATATTTTGCGTCTATTTGGCCAGTCAGTTTGTTGTGTGCGTATTTTATAAAAGATATGATTATAACGTCGGTCTGCTGTCAGATTCTTTGAACCATATTATTAATATGCTCCTTATTGGCATGGTCAATGACTCGCTGAAGCATGAGGAAGATGCTTTGAACGACATATTGACGGTACTGGTCATCAAATTGTCACATCAAACAAGATTGTGCAAGCATTGTAAAGAACTCCTAAGAGCG ATCGATTATCACTTCTGTTGCCGGAATCTGCTACCCAAAAGGATTTATATATTCGGAAATTATTGGACCAGAGAATTCGTAGTCGATGTTATCCAAAACTTGATAGTATTAGGATTTAGTATAACACAATTTGGTTCAGATGGACTTTACTTGTGTAAATTCGGCCCCGAAACATCACGTACATAG
- the LOC128921572 gene encoding uncharacterized protein LOC128921572 isoform X1 gives MDRKISALTGCPAVMETHIKLLLFLKISLIVWIVIIPAQRISLMSNIFAFPVFELAYIANYAIIRKLLILHKVLKKWIKHQEDQYRVKSQCTSECRMMNKPMRKAISLWGQSGQMLKNYLKYFNWYEKLVLMENIYCVYLANSLNHIINMLLIGMVNDTLKHEEDSLNDILMVLVAKLSQQARLCSNCRKLLKAVSGLLVYLENQFKYFSLFTQIDYHLCCRNLCPNGIYIFRNYWTRGFVIDVIQNLMILGFNITQFGSDVVYVCNYDPETTDILLFS, from the exons ATGGATCGAAAGATCTCAGCGCTGACTGGATGTCCTGCAGTTATGGAGACTCATATCAAGTTGTTGCTGTTCCTTAAAATATCACTAATTGTTTGGATTGTAATCATACCTGCACAAAGAATTAGTCTTATGAGTAATATTTTCGCGTTTCCGGTTTTCGAACTCGCCTATATTGCAAATTATGCGATCATTAGAAAGTTGCTAATTCTCCATAAAGTTTTAAAGAAATGGATTAAGCATCAAGAAGATCAATATAGAGTAAAATCTCAATGCACATCAGAATGCAGGATGATGAACAAACCGATGCGTAAGGCAATCTCTTTGTGGGGTCAATCGGGTCAAATGTTAAAGAACTATCTGAAATATTTCAACTGGTATGAAAAACTGGTTCTTATGGAGAATATATATTGCGTCTATTTGGCCA ATTCTTTAAACCATATTATTAATATGCTCCTTATTGGCATGGTTAATGACACACTGAAGCATGAGGAAGATTCTTTGAACGACATATTGATGGTACTGGTCGCCAAATTGTCACAGCAAGCAAGATTGTGCAGCAATTGTCGGAAACTTCTAAAAGCGGTGAGTGGTCTACTTGTCTACCTCGAAAAccagttcaaatatttttctctctTTACACAGATCGATTATCACTTGTGTTGCCGGAATCTGTGTCCCAATgggatttatatttttagaaattattggACCAGAGGATTCGTAATCGATGTTATCCAAAACTTGATGATTTTGGGATTTAATATCACACAGTTTGGCTCAGATGTAGTCTATGTTTGTAATTATGACCCTGAAACTAcggatatattattattttcatag
- the LOC128921572 gene encoding uncharacterized protein LOC128921572 isoform X2 codes for MDRKISALTGCPAVMETHIKLLLFLKISLIVWIVIIPAQRISLMSNIFAFPVFELAYIANYAIIRKLLILHKVLKKWIKHQEDQYRVKSQCTSECRMMNKPMRKAISLWGQSGQMLKNYLKYFNWYEKLVLMENIYCVYLASQFIVCLFYKQYYNGALLPDSLNHIINMLLIGMVNDTLKHEEDSLNDILMVLVAKLSQQARLCSNCRKLLKAIDYHLCCRNLCPNGIYIFRNYWTRGFVIDVIQNLMILGFNITQFGSDVVYVCNYDPETTDILLFS; via the exons ATGGATCGAAAGATCTCAGCGCTGACTGGATGTCCTGCAGTTATGGAGACTCATATCAAGTTGTTGCTGTTCCTTAAAATATCACTAATTGTTTGGATTGTAATCATACCTGCACAAAGAATTAGTCTTATGAGTAATATTTTCGCGTTTCCGGTTTTCGAACTCGCCTATATTGCAAATTATGCGATCATTAGAAAGTTGCTAATTCTCCATAAAGTTTTAAAGAAATGGATTAAGCATCAAGAAGATCAATATAGAGTAAAATCTCAATGCACATCAGAATGCAGGATGATGAACAAACCGATGCGTAAGGCAATCTCTTTGTGGGGTCAATCGGGTCAAATGTTAAAGAACTATCTGAAATATTTCAACTGGTATGAAAAACTGGTTCTTATGGAGAATATATATTGCGTCTATTTGGCCAGTCAGTTTATTGTGtgcttattttataaacaatattataaCGGTGCTCTGTTGCCAGATTCTTTAAACCATATTATTAATATGCTCCTTATTGGCATGGTTAATGACACACTGAAGCATGAGGAAGATTCTTTGAACGACATATTGATGGTACTGGTCGCCAAATTGTCACAGCAAGCAAGATTGTGCAGCAATTGTCGGAAACTTCTAAAAGCG ATCGATTATCACTTGTGTTGCCGGAATCTGTGTCCCAATgggatttatatttttagaaattattggACCAGAGGATTCGTAATCGATGTTATCCAAAACTTGATGATTTTGGGATTTAATATCACACAGTTTGGCTCAGATGTAGTCTATGTTTGTAATTATGACCCTGAAACTAcggatatattattattttcatag